DNA sequence from the Streptomyces sp. NBC_01497 genome:
TTCGCCCTCGTCGACAAAGGCGCGGAACATCTGCGTGCTGCCGCCGGGGTCGGGATTGCCAGGTGTGCCCTGAGGGCCCTGCGGGGCATGAGGGTTGTGTGCCATGAGGCGAGACCCTAGCGAACCCGTGGGTTCCGCCCAACCCCGGCCCCGAAAAGGGTTGTCGGGCTTTTCGGGAACGGACATGGCCGCGACGTGCGGGAGCTGTGCCGGAAGAGCGGACGGCGCATACGCCGGACGTTCCCGGGGCAAACGTGCGAACGCGCATCCGCCCGGTCGACAGCGGTCGATCTGTGCACAGGTCACTCACACTTCGCACTCAGATTTCGCATGTATGAGTTTGTTGTCGAACGCATGCGCAAGCATATTGATCATTCCGATGTGAAGATTTTGTTTTTCCATGATGAATGCCGTAGCTTTTCGTTTGCCTGCGGCAACCAACGGATTTATGGTTGCCCGAAGCAACGAAGATGTCGGGAGGGCTCATGGCCACACAGAGCCGGTACGTGGAGGTGGCTCGGCACATCACGGCCCTGGGCGCCGTCAAACGGGCACTGACCCGGGCGCTGCCAGCCGAATGTCCGGGCGGCCCCGCCGCCGTGCTGTCGCTGCTCCACACCCACGGCGAGCTGCGGATGAGCAGGCTCTCGGAGCTGCTCGCCGTCGACATCTCGGTGACGAGCAGGCACGTCGCACACGCCGGCCGGCACGGCTGGCTGGAGCGTCTGCCGGACCCGGCGGACGGCCGGTCCCGCCTGCTGCGGCTCACCCCCGCCGGGCAGGAGATGGTCGCCGCGCTCGGTGAGCGTGCCGTCGAGATGATCACCGGCACGCTGGCGAACTGGTCGGATGACGACCTCGACGCCCTCACGGCGATGCTCGGGCGGCTGCGCACGGACTTCGGCGACTGCCGGATCTCCCACGGCGACCTTCCGCTCGCCCCGCACCGCGGCGACCCCCCGGAGCAGGACCCCGGCCGGGGCACCACGGACCCCGGCGCGGCGGACGACCGCCGGCCCCGTTCGCCCGCACCCACACACGCGTAGGACAAGGAACAGACCAGATGGCTACATCCACACCCGTCGGTGTGCGGGGCGGCCACGCCAAGCACGGCGGCGAGCCAGCCCCAGCCCCAGCCCCAGCCCCCGGCACCGGTACACCGATGACGCACCGCGAGATCATGCAGGCACTGTCCGGGCTGCTGCTCGGCCTGTTCGTCGCGATCCTCTCCTCGACGGTCGTCACGAACGCGCTGCCGCACATCATTTCCGACCTGGGTGGCGGGCAGAGCGCGTACACCTGGGTCGTGACGGCCTCCCTGCTGGCCATGACGGCGACCACCCCGCTGTGGGGCAAGCTCGCCGACCTGTTCAGCAAGAAACTGCTGGTCCAGATAGCACTGAGCATCTATGTGCTCGGGTCGATCGTGGCCGGCCTCTCGGTCAACTCCGAGATGCTGATCATCGTCCGGGTCTTCCAGGGCATAGGCGTCGGCGGTCTGTCGGCGCTCGCCCAGATCATCCTGGCCGCGATGATCTCCCCGCGTGAGCGGGGCCGGTACAGCGGTTACCTCGGCGCGGTCTTCGCCGTGGCCACCGTCGGCGGGCCGCTGCTCGGCGGTGTCATCACCGACACCTCCTGGCTCGGCTGGCGCTGGTGCTTCTACGTCGGGGTGCCGTTCGCTGTCATCGCGCTGATCGTCCTGCAGAAGACGCTGCACCTGCCGCTGGTGAAGCGGAAGGTCAAGGTCGACTGGCTGGGCGCGTTCTTCATCAGTGCCGCGGCCTCGCTGCTGCTGATCTGGGTGACGTTCGCCGGCAACAAGTACGCCTGGGCGTCGTGGCAGACGTACGCGATGGTCGGCGGCTCGGTCGCGCTCGGCCTGATCTTCCTGCTGGTGGAGTCGAAGGCCAGCGAGCCGATCATCCCGCTGCGGCTGTTCCGCAACCGGACGATCACGCTGGCGTCGCTGACGTCCCTGTTCGTCGGTGTCTCGATGTTCACCGGCACGGTCTTCTTCAGCCAGTACTTCCAGCTGGCGCGCGGCAAGAGCCCGACGATGTCCGGTGTGATGACCATCCCGATGATCGGTGGCCTGTTCGTCGCCTCGACCGTCGCTGGGCAGGTCATCACCCGCACCGGGCGCTGGAAGGTCTGGCTCGTCACCGGTGGCTTCCTGCTGACCGGCGGCCTCGGCCTGCTGGGCACGATCCGCTACGACACCACGTACTGGCAGATGGCCATCTACATGGCCGCCATGGGTCTCGGCATCGGCATGATGATGCAGAACCTGGTGCTGTGCACACAGAACCAGGTGCAGGCCAAGGACCTCGGCTCCGCCAGCTCCACCGTCACCTTCTTCCGCTCCCTCGGCGGTGCCCTCGGCGTCGCCGCGCTGGGCTCCATCCTCAGCGACAAGATCGGCGACTACGTCAAGGACGGCCTCGGCGCGCTCGGCCCGCAGGGCCGGGCCCTGGCCGCCAAGGCCGGGAGCGACGGGGCGATCCCCGACCTGGGTTCGATGCCCGCGCCGCTGCGGCACATCATGGAGGTCGCTTACGGGCACGGTGTCGGTGACGTCTTCCTGTACGCAGCACCGTGCGCGTTCGTCGCGTTCGTTGTCACCTGGTTCATCAAGGAGGTCCCGTTGAGGACACGTGCTGTCGGCGACCCGTCGCAGAACCCGCAGGAGCCGGCCCCGGCCGCCACCGGTGGAGCCGCGCAGGTGCCGGCCGCCGCGCAGCCGCCCGCCGCCCCGTCCGACCCGCAGGCCGCCGGGGCGACGGCCCCGATGGCGTCGCTCGACGCTTTCGCGGATGCGGGGGCGCCGCCGCTGCCCGAGGGCACGCCGGTGCACGGCCTGGTCCGCAGCGCCGAGGGCGCCGCGGTGCCCGGTGCGGCCGTCACGCTCATCTCGCTGGCGGGCCGCCAGCTCGGCCGCTCGGTGGCGCGCCCCGACGGCGTGTACGCCGTGGACGCCCCCGGCGCGGGCAGCTATGTGCTGATCGCCGCGGCCGACGGCTTCCAGCCGCAGGCGGCCACGATCGTGGTGGGCGCCGAGCCGCTGCCGTTCGACATCCTGCTGTCCGGTACGAGCGGACTCGCGGGTTCCGTACGCGCCGCCGACGGTGGCTCCCCGATCGGCGGCGCGATGGTGATCGTGACCGACATCCGCGGCGACGTACTCGCCTCGGGCATGTCCGACCCGGGGGGCGAGTTCGCCTTCGGCGAGCTGGTACCCGGCTCGGTGACAGTGGCCGTCAACGCCTCCGGCCACCGGCCCCTCGCCCTGCCCGTGGAGATCGGCGGCCAGGGGGTGACGAGGATCGAGGCCGTCCTCCAGTCCGGCGCGCTCGTACAGGGCACCGTCCGGGCGGGCGCCGGCCGACGCCCGCTGCCCGACGCGCGGGTCACGCTCGTGGACGCCGCGGGCAACGTGGTCGCCACCTCCACGACCGGCGACGACGGCGCGTACGCCTTCGCCGACCTGAACTCCGGCGACTACACGGTCATCGCGACCGGCTACCCGCCGGTCGCCGGCTCGTTGAGCGTGGCGGGCCGCGGTGTCGAAGGACACGACATCGAACTGGCCCACCCCGGCGCGTAGGGGAGTCGCCCGGGCCCGAGGGGCCCGTGCTGTTCATGAGAGCCCCGGGCCGCCCGGCGGGCGCAGCTCCACGGAGTGCGCCCGCCGGCCGTGGCCCGGGTCGGGGGAGAACGGGGATCGGCGGGTGAGGGCAGGGCGCGCCGCGCGGCCCGGCGAAAGCCGGGCACGTGAGCGGCGGCACCCGGCCCCGCCCGTCCTGGAGGCCGCCGCCGGCGACCACGCCGGCGGCGCCTCGCCGCACAGCGAGACCAAGGAGAGAACGCGGGATGGGACTTCGCGCACAGGTGAGGACGCGGGACGGCTGGGCCGTACAGCACGCCGTCGTCACCCTCACGGACACCAATGGCAACCAGGTGCTGCGCGCCTCGGCCGACCCGGACGGTGTCGTCACCGCGCCCGAGACGCTGACGCCAGGGCCGTACACGGTCATCGTGACCGCGGTCGGCTACGCCCCGTCGGCCGCGACGGCCCTCGTCACCGCGAGCGGACGGGCCGACGTCGGTACGGTCGTACTGGCCCGGCAGGGCGGCTTCGAGCTGCCGCCGCCCGGCTCGTGGAGCATCGACCCCGTGCACTCGTCGGTGAGCGCCGTCGCCCAGCACCTGGGCATCTCCAGCGTGCACGGCAGGTTCAACGAGTTCGGCGGCACGATCGAGATCGTCGAGAACGGCAGCGAGTACACGGCTTCGCGCGTCGAGGCCGTCATCGGCGCGGCCAGCGTCGACACCGGCAACGCCCTGCGCGACAAGCACCTGAAGTCCCCCGACTTCCTCGACGTCGAGACCTTCCCGGAGATCACCTTCCGCAGCACGGGCCTCACCCCGGCGGGCACCGACCGGTGGACCGTGCACGGAAAGCTCGCGCTGCACGGCGTCGAGCGGGATGTCGACCTGGCGCTGTCCTACCTGGGCACCGGCGCCGACCCCTGGGGCGGGGTGCGCGCCGCCTTCCACGCGACCACGGAACTGCACCGCGAGGACTTCGCGATGAACTACAACCAGGTCGTGCAGGCCGGGATCGCGATGATCGGCGCCGTACTCAAGGTGGAACTGCACATCGAGGCCGTCCAGGGCGACCTGCCGCCGATGATGTGACCGCGGCGAGCCCCCGGTCACCGGGGGCGTGTCGCACTCGCCGGGCCCCCGGGCCCGGCGAGTCGTAGGCTGCCGCCATGGCTCCCAACATCGCAACGAACACCGCCGTCAGCCGTGACGAACTCCTCGCCTTCGTCCGGCCGCGGCACCACGCCATCCTCCTCACCACCCGCGCCGACGGCCGCCCCCAGGGCTCGCCCCTGACCTGCGGCGTCGACGACGCCGGCCGCATCGTCGTCTCGACGTACCCGGAGCGCGCCAAAACGAAGAACGCGAAGCGCGACAAGCGAGTCAGCGTGATCGTCCTGTCCGACGAATGGAACGGCGCCTGGGTCCAGGTCGACGGCACCGCCGAGGTCCTGGACATCCCCGAGTCCGTCGAACCGCTCGTCGAGTACTTCCGCAATATCTCCGGCGAGCACTCCGACTGGAACGAGTACCGCGAGGCGATGGTCAAGCAGGGCAAGTCCATCATCCGCATCACGCCCGAGCGCTGGAGCCCGCTGTCCACCGGCGGCTTCCCCGCCCACCTCGCACCCCAGAGCTGAGCCGTGGAGGCCGAAGAGCGATGAGCGAGACCGAGCAGCCCAACCCCAACGACGTCGTCATCGCGGAGTTCCGCGCCAACAAGGGCGTCGTGACCGACGCGATGGGCGGACACTTCCGGAGCGTCCACCTGCTCCTCCTGCACCACACGGGCCGCCGCAGCGGCCGCGCGCTGATCAATCCGCTGGTCTACTTCACGGACGGCGACGACTACGTCGTGGCGGGTTCGAACGGCGGCGCCGAGAAGGAACCGCTCTGGGTCGCCAACGTCGAGGCCCTGGACGAGACCACCGCGGAGATCGGCGAGCGGACCCTGAGGGTGCGCCCGAAGATCCTGCGCGAAGGCGACGAACGCGACCGGCTGTTCGGGCGCTTCGCCGCGTACTGGCCGGACGCGCACGAGTACGTGACGCACACCGACCGCCCCTTCGCGATGGTGGTCCTCAGCCCCGTGGCGTGACGCGGGACGCCGGACTCAGGGCGCCGGACTCAGGGTTCCGGACTCAGGGTTCCGGACTCAGGGTTCCGGACTCAGGGTTCCGGACTCAGGGTTCCGGACTCAGGGTTCCGGACTCAGGACATCGCCGGAGGAACGCAGGGCTCAGAGGGCGCCGGGGGGAAGCGGCGCGCCGGCGCCACGACGGGGCGGCTGAACCTCGGGCCCTCGCGGCGGTGAGGTTTGACGTCGGGCCCTCGCGGCGGTGGCGCCGGGCTCGGGCGTCGCGGCGGTGGCGCCGGGCTCGGGCGTCGCGGCGGTGGCGCCGGGCTCGGGCGTCGCGGCGGTGGCGCCGGGCTCAGGGCCTGACGGAGCCGCCGCCGTTGCCGTCCCCGACGACATCCGCGGTGGCTGCGGCCCCCGTGTCCTGGCGGATGCCGTGGTCGGACCCCGGAGCGGTGCCGTCCCCGGCACCCTGGCCGGCGTTCTCGCCGGCGTCGGGACCGGCAGCCCCGCCGGCGTCGTTGCTCGCGCCGGCGCCGAGGCCGGAGCCGGCGTCGTGGCCGGGGCCGGGTCCCCGGGCCGTACCCGCGTCGGTGTCCTGTCCGGCCTCCTGACCGGCGTCCTGGTCACCGCGGGTCCGTACGGCCTCGATGCCCGCCACCAGCAGGTCGAGCGCGATGCCGAAGTCGCGCTCCCGCATCTCCCGCACTGTTGCCCCGTCACGTGCCCCCAGCAGGCCGCCCCGCTTCTCGAACGCCTCCCTGAGGCCGGGCCGTTCGTCGATCGAGCCCATCGCCAGGCGGTAGTACTCGTCCTGGCTGAACCCCGCGTCCGCGCATCGCTGCACGAAGTGGCCCTCGATGGTGCCGAATCCGTACACGAACTGGAAGACGGCCGAGATCGCGCCCCGCTGCACGTACGGCGGCAGGCCGGTACTGCGCACGACGGACTGCACGGCGCTGGAGAACAGGGTCGCGCACGGGCCGATGTTGAGGTACTTGCCGATCAGCGGCGACGCCCACGGGTGCCGGACGAACACGGACCGGTAGCTCGTCGCCAGGGCCCGCAACTGCTCCCGCCAGTCCGGTTCCTCACCACCCGCCACATCCGGCACCCGCACCTCGCCGAAGACATGGTCGAGGGAGAGCTCCAACAGGTCATCCTTGGTGTCCACGTACCAGTACAGGGACATCGCGGTCACGCCCAGCTCCGACGCCAGGCGCCGCATCGAGAACTTCTCCGGGCCCTCCGCGTCCAGCAGATGCACGGACACCTCGGTGATCCGGTCCCGGTCCAGGCTGGTGGAGTCACCGCCGCCCGCGCCCGTTGGCGGCTGCTCCTGCCGTTCGTGACGCCGGCCGCGGACCTTCGGCTTGCCCTCCAGCCACACGCTCGTCCTGGCGGGACGCTTCGCGCGATCGGTTCCGGCGACCATGGGCCAGCCTCCTCGGTTCCTCCGGCCGGGTGGTGCCGGACCTTCTGCGGGTGGTACGGATCGGGCGGCCGGCGCGCTCAGCGCCCGCTCGCGGACGACGGCCGGTGGGCCGCCCTCCGTACGCCTTCCCGTACCGCTCCCATGATCCACCCGGTTCCGGATGTTATGCCGTGGCTGGTGCTGATCCTTTCCTCGCGTTACCGGGACGACCTGCCGTCAGCGGGTCGTGCCGGGCTCCCCCGGCTTGATCAGATAACCCGCGCCGCGCCGGGTGTGGATCATCGGCGGGCGCCCGACGTCGATCTTGCGGCGCAGGTACGAGATGTACAGCTCGACCACGTTCGCCTGGCCGCCGAAGTCGTAGGACCAGACACGGTCGAGGATCTGAGCCTTGCTCAGCACACGGCGCGGGTTGCGCATCAGGTACCGAAGGAGCTCGAACTCCGTGGCCGTCAGGTGGATCGAGTCGCCGCCCCGGGTGACGTCGTGGCTGTCCTCGTCCAGCGTGAGGTCGCCGACGACGAGCATCGACTCGCTGCGCACCGTGGCGACTCCGGAACGCCGGATCAGCCCGCGCAGCCGGCCCACGACGTCCTCCAGGCTGAACGGCTTGGTGACGTAGTCGTCCCCGCCCGCCGTGAGACCCGCGATCCGGTCCTCGACGCCGTCCCTGGTGGTCAGGAAGAGAACCGGTACCTGCGGCAGCTCGGTGCGCAGCCGGCTCAGCACCGCACGGGCGTCCGCCGCGTTCGTCGCGGCGCCGCTCCCGGCAGCCTCACCGGGCGCGCTGTCGCCGATCTCGCCACGAACGGCCGCCGTCCCCGCACCCGGGGCGCCGGCCGTCGCCACCGCACCGACGAGTGAGACATCCCATATCACCGCGTCGGGGGCGAAATCCCTAGCCGAGTCCATCGCGGACGCGCCGTCGCCCGCGCTGAGTACCTCCCACCCCTCGTACCGCAGGGCCATCGAGAGCAGCTCGGTGAGCGACGCCTCGTCGTCGACGACGAGAACGCGAACGGGGCTCCCGTCCGGCTTCAGCATTTCGGTACGCCCGCGGGGCGAGGTGATCGTCATGTTCCTCACCCTCGGCAGAGCCTCTGAGAGCCGTCTTGCCCCTTTCTGTGAATCGCCTGAGAAAAGCCTCTCAGAAACTTTTCAGAGAACGTCGCCCTCCGGCCCACCCCTCCCGGCGGCGACCTCCCCGTCCACTCCGAACAGCGACGCTCCGTTTCCGTAGCAGACCGCTCGCAGCCAGTCGTCGCCCAGACCCAGCCGCTCCAGGGCCTCCAGCTGGTGCACGTACGGATACGGAATGTTCGGGAAGTCCGTCCCCAGCAGGACGCGGTCCCCCAGGGCGGCCAGGCGCGCGAGCGTCTCGGAGTCCCGGCGGAAGGGGGCGATGTCCTCCGTGAAGTCCGTGAAGGCCATGGTCGTGTCGAGCCGCACCTCGCCGTACTGCTCGGCCAGCGTCATGAACTCCGCGTACTCCGGCATGCCCAGGTGCGCCACGACCAGCCGCAGCCGCGGATGACGGGCCAGCAGCGCACGTATCGGCCCCGGGCCGGTGAACCTGCCCGGCACGGGCCCCGACCCGCAGTGCGTCACCACCGGAACGCCCGCCTCGGCGAGCAGTCCCCACGCGGGGTCGAGCAGCGCGTCATTCGGGTCGTACCCGCCCACCTGCACATGCGCCTTGAAGACCCGGGCCCCGCCCGCCACCGCTTCCTTCACGTACGCCTCGACGCCCGGTTCCGGAAACAGCGTCGCCGTCCGCAGGCAGTCCGGCGTACGCGCGGCGAAGTCCGCGGCCCACGCGTTGAGCCACACCGCCATGCCCGGCTTGTGCGGGTAGAGCATCGACGTGAACGCGCGCACGCCGAACCCGCGCAGCAGCGCGATCCGTTCGTCCTCCTCCTGCCGGTACTGGATCGGCCACACACGCCCCACCAGAGGCCCCGCGCCGTCGAAGTACGCCCACACCTTCTTCAGCACCCGGTCGGGCATGAAGTGTGTGTGCACGTCGACGAGAGCGGGTAGCCCCACCCGCTCCCGGAACGCCCGCACCGCCGCCCGCTCGTCCACCCCTTGATCGCTCATGACCTCCACTCTCGGCACGCGTGCGGGATCTGTCCATGACCGCTCATGTGCCGGATCCGCTCGCGGCAGCTCACGCGCCGTCCCCGCTCACGCGGCGTTCACGTGCCGCGCGTACGTGTCCACGGTCACCGGTGTGCTGTACCTGCTCACGGCTGTTTGTCTGCCGTGCCTGCCCGCGTGCGCCCGCGTGCCGGAGCCGCTCGCGGCCGCTTGCCCGTCGCCACTCACGACACGCCACCTCTCACGGGCCGCTTCCGTTCACGATCACACGTGCGTGCCGCGCCGCTTCCCGGCCGCTCGCGGGCCCGAGCCGACGCTCAGAACAGGCCGCCCTGCACATCGCGGCGTATCTCGCGCGCCGGCAGGCTCAGCGGTTCTCCGGCCGCCGCCCCGCCGGGTGTCAGGCGCTCCAGCCCCCACCCCCGCATCAGGCGGCTGTCCACGACCACGACGCCCTTCCCCGCGACGGCAAGGTGCAGGTCGGGCCCCGCGACGGCGACCAGCCGCCCCGCGATCCCGCCGCCGTCCACCAGCTCCGTCACCACCGCGGCCACCGGCACGGCAGGCGGAATCGATGCCCCGGGCCGGGCCGGCCCCGGGTCCGAAGACCGGCTCGAATCCGGACTCGCATCCGAATCCGAATCCGGCGCCGCGGCCAGGTCCGGCGCCGGAGCCGATCCCGCGGACGACATCGCCTCGGCACGCGGCGTCGGCCCCGGAGCGGGCGGGCGCTCCAGTCCGAACACGCGCGCGTGGTCGACGGCCTCGAACACCAAGGGCTCCAGCGACTCCGGCCACCGCGGCAGAGCCACCGCACGGGCGTGCAGCGCTGCCAGCTCGGCGGCGCGCTCACGCTCCGGCGGCAGGCTCGCGCGCGCCGTCCGCTTGTCGGCGTACGGGATGCGGTCCGGCACCCCGAGCGCCGCGCGCAGCAGCTCCTCCGTACGGCGCGCCGCCATCAGCGGGCCCCGGCCGAGCCAGCTGAAGGTGACGGCGCCCTGTTCGAGCAGGCGGGCCGAGCCGCGCGCCTCGGCGGTGATGCCGACCTTCCGCATCCCCGGACCGAACCACGCCAGATAGACGCGGTAAGGGCGCGGATCGTCGGCCACCGTGTCGGCGGCGACCGAGCGCAGCCGGTCGAGGCGTGCGCACTCGGAGCACTGGGCCCCTGTGCTCCGGGCCGGCACCTCGGCCGCCAGCGGGCACCCGCCGCGCCCCGTGCCGGTGCACCGGCGCGGGCCCACGGCACGGAACGCCACCTCGCGCCCGTACACCAGCTCGCTCAGCCGCTCCACGGAATCGCGGCCTCCCTCTCGTGCACCCCCTCCACCCCCGTTCTCCCCCGCCCCTCCGGCCGACCGGGGGGACCTCCAGACCAGCCGGGGCCCGGGGGATCCACCGCCACCCCACCGGAGCCCGCCACAACGCCATGTGTCCGACACTTCTCCGAGAGTAGAGGGCAGCACTGACAACGCCCCTCGCCGGAGTAGCGTCAGAAAGGTACTTATCGCTACGAAAAGGACGTACCGCAATGAAGCACGTGCACCTCGCAGGACTCGACGTCGCCCGCATCGGGCTCGGCTGCATGTCCATGTCCGCCTACTACACCGGCGCCGGAACGGACGAGGCGGAATCGATCCGCACGATCCACCGCGCCCTCGACCTCGGCGTGAACCTGCTGGACACCGCCGAGGTCTACGGCCCGTACGTGAACGAGGAACTGCTCGCGAAGGCCCTGACCGGCGGCCGGCGCGACCGCGCCGTCGTGGCCACGAAGTTCGGCTTCCTGTCCCACCGCCCGGACGGGACGAGCTCCTACGAGCCGGACAGCAGCCCCGCCAACGTCCGCACAGCGCTCGAAGGCTCGCTGCGGCGCCTGGGCACCGACCACATCGACCTCTACTACCAGCACCGGGTCGATCCGGGCACGCCGATCGAGGAGACCGTCGGGGTACTCGCCACATTCGTCCAGGAGGGCAAGATCCGCCACCTCGGGCTCTCCGAGGCGGCCCCCGACACGATCCGCCGCGCCCACGCGACCCACCCGATCTCCGCCCTCCAGACCGAGTACTCGCTGTGGAGCCGCGACCCGGAGGCGGAACTGCTCCCGTTGGTGCGCGAGCTGGGTATCGGCTTCGTCCCGTACTCCCCCCTCGGCCGGGGTTTCCTCACGGGCACCGTACGGTCGACGGACGGCCTCGACGCCGACGACTTCCGCAAGAGCAACCCGCGCTTCACCAAGGACAACCTCCGGCAGAACCTGCGGATCGTCGAAGAGGTCGAGTCCGTCGCGAACGAACTCGACGCCACCCCGGCGCAGGTCGCCATCGCGTGGCTGCTGGCCCAGGGCGAGGACATCGTGCCGATCCCCGGCACCAGGCGGGTGTCCCGGCTGGAGGAGAACGTGGCGTCCGACACCCTCGAACTCACCCCGGAGCAACTGGCCCGCCTGGACGCGATCGCCCCGGCGGCCGGGGACCGGTACGAGGACATGAGCGGCGTGGACCTCTGAGGGCACGGCCGGTGGGCGGCCCGGCAGCGGGGGCCGGGGCGTGGCGGGGCGTCGGCGGTCCACGGGTCGCCCCGGGCCGGGGACGTCCGGCGGGCCCCGGGCTCAGTGATTGCCGGAACGGGCCCCGGGCTCAGTGATTGCCGGCCAGCTCGCCGCTCAGCCGGGCGTGCATGGCCGCGCTCGGCTCGTTCAGGCCGGTGATCGTGACTCTCTTCCCGCGCTGCGCGTACTTCGCCTCGACGGCGTCCAGCACGGCCACCGACGACGCGTCCCACACATGCGTGCCCGACAGGTCGATGACCACCTCGTCCGGGTCCCCCGCGAAGTCGAACCGGGCGAGCAGGTCGTTGCTCGACGCGAAGAACAGCTCCCCCCTCACGGAGTAGACGATCCGCCGGCGCCCCGGGTCCGTCACCGACGTGACGCCGGCGAACCGTGCGACGCGCCGGGCGAAGATCACCATCGCGACGACCGTGCCGACGACGACACCGATCGAGAGGTTGCCGGTCGCCACGACCACGATCACGGTCAGCACCATCACCACGGTCTCGCCGGCCGGCATGCGCTTCAGCGTCGCGGGCCGTACGGAATGCCAGTCGAACGTCCCGACCGACACCAGCACCATCACCGCGACCAGCGCGGCCATCGGGATGTCGGAGACGACCGGCCCGAGCACGATGCAGAGGATCAGCAGGAAGAAGCCCGCGAGGAAGGTGGACAGACGCGTCCGCGCCCCGCTCTTGACGTTGATCATCGTCTGGCCGATCATCGCGCAGCCGCCCATGCCGCCGAAGATCCCGGTGACGATGTTGGCGATGCCCTGGCCGATGGACTCGCGGGTCTTGTCGGAGCGGGTGTCGGTGATCTCGTCGACGAGCTTGGCCGTCATCAGGGTCTCCATGAGCCCGACGAGGGCCATGGCCAGCGCGTACGGCGCGATGACGACCAGCGTGTGCACCCCGTACG
Encoded proteins:
- a CDS encoding MarR family winged helix-turn-helix transcriptional regulator, whose translation is MATQSRYVEVARHITALGAVKRALTRALPAECPGGPAAVLSLLHTHGELRMSRLSELLAVDISVTSRHVAHAGRHGWLERLPDPADGRSRLLRLTPAGQEMVAALGERAVEMITGTLANWSDDDLDALTAMLGRLRTDFGDCRISHGDLPLAPHRGDPPEQDPGRGTTDPGAADDRRPRSPAPTHA
- a CDS encoding MFS transporter, coding for MATSTPVGVRGGHAKHGGEPAPAPAPAPGTGTPMTHREIMQALSGLLLGLFVAILSSTVVTNALPHIISDLGGGQSAYTWVVTASLLAMTATTPLWGKLADLFSKKLLVQIALSIYVLGSIVAGLSVNSEMLIIVRVFQGIGVGGLSALAQIILAAMISPRERGRYSGYLGAVFAVATVGGPLLGGVITDTSWLGWRWCFYVGVPFAVIALIVLQKTLHLPLVKRKVKVDWLGAFFISAAASLLLIWVTFAGNKYAWASWQTYAMVGGSVALGLIFLLVESKASEPIIPLRLFRNRTITLASLTSLFVGVSMFTGTVFFSQYFQLARGKSPTMSGVMTIPMIGGLFVASTVAGQVITRTGRWKVWLVTGGFLLTGGLGLLGTIRYDTTYWQMAIYMAAMGLGIGMMMQNLVLCTQNQVQAKDLGSASSTVTFFRSLGGALGVAALGSILSDKIGDYVKDGLGALGPQGRALAAKAGSDGAIPDLGSMPAPLRHIMEVAYGHGVGDVFLYAAPCAFVAFVVTWFIKEVPLRTRAVGDPSQNPQEPAPAATGGAAQVPAAAQPPAAPSDPQAAGATAPMASLDAFADAGAPPLPEGTPVHGLVRSAEGAAVPGAAVTLISLAGRQLGRSVARPDGVYAVDAPGAGSYVLIAAADGFQPQAATIVVGAEPLPFDILLSGTSGLAGSVRAADGGSPIGGAMVIVTDIRGDVLASGMSDPGGEFAFGELVPGSVTVAVNASGHRPLALPVEIGGQGVTRIEAVLQSGALVQGTVRAGAGRRPLPDARVTLVDAAGNVVATSTTGDDGAYAFADLNSGDYTVIATGYPPVAGSLSVAGRGVEGHDIELAHPGA
- a CDS encoding YceI family protein, which codes for MGLRAQVRTRDGWAVQHAVVTLTDTNGNQVLRASADPDGVVTAPETLTPGPYTVIVTAVGYAPSAATALVTASGRADVGTVVLARQGGFELPPPGSWSIDPVHSSVSAVAQHLGISSVHGRFNEFGGTIEIVENGSEYTASRVEAVIGAASVDTGNALRDKHLKSPDFLDVETFPEITFRSTGLTPAGTDRWTVHGKLALHGVERDVDLALSYLGTGADPWGGVRAAFHATTELHREDFAMNYNQVVQAGIAMIGAVLKVELHIEAVQGDLPPMM
- a CDS encoding PPOX class F420-dependent oxidoreductase produces the protein MAPNIATNTAVSRDELLAFVRPRHHAILLTTRADGRPQGSPLTCGVDDAGRIVVSTYPERAKTKNAKRDKRVSVIVLSDEWNGAWVQVDGTAEVLDIPESVEPLVEYFRNISGEHSDWNEYREAMVKQGKSIIRITPERWSPLSTGGFPAHLAPQS
- a CDS encoding nitroreductase/quinone reductase family protein; protein product: MSETEQPNPNDVVIAEFRANKGVVTDAMGGHFRSVHLLLLHHTGRRSGRALINPLVYFTDGDDYVVAGSNGGAEKEPLWVANVEALDETTAEIGERTLRVRPKILREGDERDRLFGRFAAYWPDAHEYVTHTDRPFAMVVLSPVA
- a CDS encoding response regulator transcription factor; translated protein: MTITSPRGRTEMLKPDGSPVRVLVVDDEASLTELLSMALRYEGWEVLSAGDGASAMDSARDFAPDAVIWDVSLVGAVATAGAPGAGTAAVRGEIGDSAPGEAAGSGAATNAADARAVLSRLRTELPQVPVLFLTTRDGVEDRIAGLTAGGDDYVTKPFSLEDVVGRLRGLIRRSGVATVRSESMLVVGDLTLDEDSHDVTRGGDSIHLTATEFELLRYLMRNPRRVLSKAQILDRVWSYDFGGQANVVELYISYLRRKIDVGRPPMIHTRRGAGYLIKPGEPGTTR
- a CDS encoding amidohydrolase family protein, whose translation is MSDQGVDERAAVRAFRERVGLPALVDVHTHFMPDRVLKKVWAYFDGAGPLVGRVWPIQYRQEEDERIALLRGFGVRAFTSMLYPHKPGMAVWLNAWAADFAARTPDCLRTATLFPEPGVEAYVKEAVAGGARVFKAHVQVGGYDPNDALLDPAWGLLAEAGVPVVTHCGSGPVPGRFTGPGPIRALLARHPRLRLVVAHLGMPEYAEFMTLAEQYGEVRLDTTMAFTDFTEDIAPFRRDSETLARLAALGDRVLLGTDFPNIPYPYVHQLEALERLGLGDDWLRAVCYGNGASLFGVDGEVAAGRGGPEGDVL
- a CDS encoding DUF2797 domain-containing protein, which codes for MSDTWRCGGLRWGGGGSPGPRLVWRSPRSAGGAGENGGGGGAREGGRDSVERLSELVYGREVAFRAVGPRRCTGTGRGGCPLAAEVPARSTGAQCSECARLDRLRSVAADTVADDPRPYRVYLAWFGPGMRKVGITAEARGSARLLEQGAVTFSWLGRGPLMAARRTEELLRAALGVPDRIPYADKRTARASLPPERERAAELAALHARAVALPRWPESLEPLVFEAVDHARVFGLERPPAPGPTPRAEAMSSAGSAPAPDLAAAPDSDSDASPDSSRSSDPGPARPGASIPPAVPVAAVVTELVDGGGIAGRLVAVAGPDLHLAVAGKGVVVVDSRLMRGWGLERLTPGGAAAGEPLSLPAREIRRDVQGGLF